From a region of the Mercurialis annua linkage group LG1-X, ddMerAnnu1.2, whole genome shotgun sequence genome:
- the LOC126686242 gene encoding uncharacterized protein LOC126686242: MDGEAMDTNCPRKLDFNLPLLSTRRLGGSPRTSSVILSQHSRNGIPFCWEQTPGKPKNTEQNDVHDGDTPRPRLPPCRWEPPEKKGATINNDDVYNHCRDGSCDADIDDSNDEDAYDMFSDAVEVLSLTEAIDIVQKAEDDEHSGLDRLNLERMNSSDHSDLSNYMIERFLPDATALAASSVLYSSNNNTNYKFPYLCKDYVEEYVSQTVGRSYSSKSMKKGCGLEILFPWRIKHKLCGVKSPVRQVSPNVQSICITTAKQQKHHSNRRDSTNVSKIKKDI; this comes from the coding sequence ATGGATGGAGAAGCTATGGATACAAATTGTCCCAGAAAGCTCGACTTCAATTTGCCGCTCTTGTCCACTAGACGCCTCGGAGGTTCACCTCGTACAAGTTCTGTCATCCTTTCACAGCATTCGAGGAATGGGATCCCATTCTGCTGGGAACAAACGCCTGGAAAACCAAAGAACACCGAGCAAAATGATGTCCATGACGGAGACACGCCTCGTCCGAGGCTCCCGCCGTGCAGATGGGAACCACCAGAGAAGAAAGGCGCAACTATAAACAACGATGATGTCTACAATCATTGTCGGGATGGTAGTTGCGATGCAGATATTGATGATAGTAACGATGAAGACGCATATGATATGTTTTCCGACGCGGTAGAAGTGCTATCATTAACGGAAGCAATCGACATTGTTCAGAAAGCTGAAGACGACGAGCACTCCGGATTAGATAGGTTAAATTTAGAGCGTATGAACTCTTCCGATCATAGCGATCTTTCAAATTACATGATCGAAAGATTTCTTCCCGATGCTACTGCATTAGCTGCATCATCCGTATTATATTCATCGAATAACAATACGAACTATAAGTTTCCGTATCTTTGCAAAGATTACGTCGAGGAATATGTTTCGCAAACAGTGGGACGATCGTATTCTTCCAAGTCTATGAAGAAAGGGTGCGGTTTAGAAATATTGTTCCCATGGCGGATCAAGCACAAGCTATGCGGAGTTAAGAGCCCTGTCCGGCAAGTCTCGCCGAATGTGCAATCAATTTGTATTACTACAGCAAAACAACAGAAACATCATTCAAATCGCAGGGATTCTACTAATGTAAGTAAGATTAAGAAAGACATTTAA